Part of the Bacteriovorax sp. BAL6_X genome, AGAATGGTGATGTTTGCATGGGAGCATTTAAAAACCGTAAAATAACATTTGATTGCTTAAACGCTGTTGGAATTAAGACTCTTCAGGCAACAGGTGACAGTGATTAATTTACAAGACTATATTAATGAGATTTGGCAATTTGAAAGAGCTTCTTCACGGCTCTTCTTGCCATTTCTCTTATCTTCCATTCTTGTAATCTGTATATGGAATTTAAAGAATGGAAGAAGTTTTAAAGTATCTTTTTTAAATACGATTAAAGACTCCTCGTTTCATACTGATTTAGGATTATTTCTTTTTAATTCACTTTTAAAAATTACGGTATTCGCTTCGGTAGCGGGGTTAAGCATTGAAATCGCTTGGTACTTACAAGTTTTCTTCTTGAAATATTTTCCATATTTGAGAAGCTCTATTGAGGTTTCGACTTTTTCAATTGTTCTATTTTCTGCGTTAGCATTTGCTTTCGATGATTTTATTCGTTTTGGAGTTCATTTGGTAATGCATAGAGTACCATTTCTTTGGAAGCTTCATCGTACACATCATACTGCAACAAGCTTAAATCCATTAACATTATATAGAGCGCATCCTTTGGAAGTTCTAATCGCTACATTTCGAAATGCTTTATCCGGAGGTATTGTTACGGCCATTGGAGCATTTCTTTTTGGTTCTCTCGATATTTTCTATACAGCTCTTGGTGTTAATATTTTTGGTCTGATTTTTAATAGTGCTTTTAGTAATCTTAGACACTCTAGTGTTCCAATTCGATTTGGTATTTTCGAAAAGGCTTTTATAAGCCCATATATGCATCAAATTCATCATTCTTCAAACCCTAAGCACTTTAATAAGAACTATGGTACATGTTTTACTTTTTGGGATAAGATCGCAGGAAGTTTATATTCACCAAAGAAGTCAGAAGAATTGAAATTTGGAGCAGATTAAATATGTTTTTAACGACGTCGGTGCTTGCCTTTAGCATTTTGCTTACGTTTTTCTTCACGTTTTGTTGTCTTGCCACTGAAGTTAAACTCCTTGTCTAACTCTTTAAAGAGCCTATCGTACTTACTCTTTTTCTTTTTTTGTGATTGTTGAGGCTTTCTAGCTGGAGATTTTTTTACTGAATTTTTATCTTCAGAAGAAGAACTTTCAATTAGCTTGTAAAGAGTTGCCACTTCTACTTCACTCAACTCTCTCCAGTCACCAACTCCAAGACCATCAAGGCTCACATTCATGATACGTACGCGATCCAGCTTTGTGACAGTATAGCCAAAGTATTCACACATACGACGAATTTGTCGGTTTAGGCCCTGGACGAGTGTGATCTTAAATACCATCATACTCATTTGTTCAACTTTACACTTCTTCGTCATAGTTCCTAAAATAGGAACTCCACCACTCATGCCATTGATAAAGTTGTCATTGATTGGTTTATCTACTGTTACAATGTACTCTTTTTCATGATTGTTACCTGCGCGCAGGATTTTATTTACGATATCACCGTTATTAGTCAGAAAGATCAGGCCTTGAGAGTCTTTATCAAGGCGTCCGATAGGAAAGATTCTCTCCACATGATTGACGTAGTCAACAATATTATCCTTCTCACTGCTTTCAGTTGTTGAAACAATTCCGCGTGGTTTATTTAGGGCAATAATAATTTCTTTATCCGCAACTTTTGGTTTGACGACTGTGCCTCGAACTTCAACAATGTCGCCCTCGTTAACAATTGCACCAATCCCTGCAATTACTCCATTTATTTTGACTAGCTGTTGATCTATTAACCCATCAACTTCACGTCGTGAGCAAATACCGCTTTGACTAATATACTTATTGATTCTCATAGAGTTGTCTTTATTCACTTTCTGTCCATATGCTTTATAAAACTGAGCTAAGTTAGCACAGATTAATCCTATTTAGAAGCTCAATAGAGATTCTTTAAAATAGGGTCCTATCTTTTTATGTTCTTTAATGTACGTGTTGTACTTATCCGAATAATGGGAGCGGTAGCGATAATAACTGATACCATAAATCTCTTCATCAATGGCCTTCATTGCTGATTCTTCCATTGCTTTAAGGTCAAGCTTGTCACTTGTTATAAAACGAAAATACTGAGCATTTTTTTCGAAGCCAATATAGTCATATGCACAAGCTAGCTCTCTGGCCTGTTCATTATTGCCAAGAAACGCTGATGTTCTCATGGCCTTTAGAGTTTCATCTTGATCCACTGTTGCTGTCATTTTAAACTTTTTACATGAAATGACCTTGGTCTTAGTGAACTGATAAATTTCTCTGTCTTTAATTACTTGATCTAAACACGTTTTATCTTGATTAGGACATTGTTTTGCAACCCTTTGGGCAACTTTAAAGAATTTATAACCATTAAAAAGCCCTGGCATTCTTTCGTTACCAAGTTTGTTTTCAACTGACTTAAATGCTGTCTTCTTTATCAGCGCAATTACGTGATGATGTTTTAACTTTGGAAGAAAAGATAGGACGTTTGTCACACTCGCTGCAACCATTGGAGTCGCGCCACTCGTTGCGCCAAAGAGAGAATGTCTTCCTCGTCCATCAATTGTAGCAAGCTCATTATTTGCAGGCGCAAGGACGAGTAGGCTTTCATGGTTTTGTGTATCTGAGCTAGTTAAGCCTGAAGGGGAAAAGCTTCCAATAAGAAGGGCCTTTGACTCTCTTTCAACTTTTGATGTCTCTTCTTCTGGGTGACCATTTCCTGATGCTAGAAACCAGAGAACATCTTTCTCAAAGGCCTCATTGGCTATATCTGCTATATCTTGATTATCAGACCAGCCAACTGAGTTACTTATAATTCGAGGAATGCGATTACTTTCAACGTATGTATCCCAATAGTAAGAATAGAGAAAATTATAATTCACTCGCCCTAAGCTCATGAGATTCAGTTGATCAGTAATGCCATAAGGTCCGTTAAAAATATTAACGACACTTGTTCCGTGATCTCCAATCATTCTTCTTCGGCCATTTAATTGTGGTGGAACCTCAATATCTTCAGTGAGGTTTATATGATCTTTTTCAAATCCAATATCGATTACGGCCACATCGATTTTCTTTAAGTTCTGTATTTTTTTTAATTCGTCCTTAATAAGGTCGGCTCCAATATACTCTTGTGCCCAAAATGGAGTGAGTTTCTTACCGAGAATAAGTGGAGCATTGATTTCGTTGGCCTGTGTACTTACAAGGCAGGCCATTGTCATTAGAATTTTTAGTGATTTTATCATGGGCCTAATTTATCAAGAGATTACCCTTTAATGGCCCATTATGTATTAATGAATAGGGCCGTATAATTTTTATGCGACCTATATAACTTACTAATATAAGTACTCATTTTAAGGAGACCATGTTATCAAGAGGCCATGAGTAAAAAGAAAAAATCAGCTATGGCACTACAGGGTGTAGGAATTGCACCAAATATTCTCCTTCAACATGTTGAAAAT contains:
- the rluF gene encoding 23S rRNA pseudouridine(2604) synthase RluF, which codes for MRINKYISQSGICSRREVDGLIDQQLVKINGVIAGIGAIVNEGDIVEVRGTVVKPKVADKEIIIALNKPRGIVSTTESSEKDNIVDYVNHVERIFPIGRLDKDSQGLIFLTNNGDIVNKILRAGNNHEKEYIVTVDKPINDNFINGMSGGVPILGTMTKKCKVEQMSMMVFKITLVQGLNRQIRRMCEYFGYTVTKLDRVRIMNVSLDGLGVGDWRELSEVEVATLYKLIESSSSEDKNSVKKSPARKPQQSQKKKKSKYDRLFKELDKEFNFSGKTTKREEKRKQNAKGKHRRR
- a CDS encoding S8 family serine peptidase, with the protein product MIKSLKILMTMACLVSTQANEINAPLILGKKLTPFWAQEYIGADLIKDELKKIQNLKKIDVAVIDIGFEKDHINLTEDIEVPPQLNGRRRMIGDHGTSVVNIFNGPYGITDQLNLMSLGRVNYNFLYSYYWDTYVESNRIPRIISNSVGWSDNQDIADIANEAFEKDVLWFLASGNGHPEEETSKVERESKALLIGSFSPSGLTSSDTQNHESLLVLAPANNELATIDGRGRHSLFGATSGATPMVAASVTNVLSFLPKLKHHHVIALIKKTAFKSVENKLGNERMPGLFNGYKFFKVAQRVAKQCPNQDKTCLDQVIKDREIYQFTKTKVISCKKFKMTATVDQDETLKAMRTSAFLGNNEQARELACAYDYIGFEKNAQYFRFITSDKLDLKAMEESAMKAIDEEIYGISYYRYRSHYSDKYNTYIKEHKKIGPYFKESLLSF
- a CDS encoding sterol desaturase family protein; its protein translation is MINLQDYINEIWQFERASSRLFLPFLLSSILVICIWNLKNGRSFKVSFLNTIKDSSFHTDLGLFLFNSLLKITVFASVAGLSIEIAWYLQVFFLKYFPYLRSSIEVSTFSIVLFSALAFAFDDFIRFGVHLVMHRVPFLWKLHRTHHTATSLNPLTLYRAHPLEVLIATFRNALSGGIVTAIGAFLFGSLDIFYTALGVNIFGLIFNSAFSNLRHSSVPIRFGIFEKAFISPYMHQIHHSSNPKHFNKNYGTCFTFWDKIAGSLYSPKKSEELKFGAD